Proteins encoded within one genomic window of Trichoderma asperellum chromosome 2, complete sequence:
- the SPN2 gene encoding Septin Spn2 (BUSCO:EOG092D2W7U) gives MATPSTITPSSHVGFDSITSQIERKLLKRGFQFNVICVGQTGLGKSTLINTIFASHLIDSKGRLQPDEPIRQTTEIQGVSHLIEENGVRLRLNIVDTPGYGDLVNNDRCWDPIVKYIKDQHSAYLRKELTAQRERYIPDTRIHACLFFIQPSGHSLKPIDIVVLKKLSDVVNVVPVIAKADTLTVEERLEFKERIKAEFAFHNLKMFPYDNEEFDDEERALNQQIKSLVPFAVVGSEKNIIVNGKQVRGRQNRWGVINVEDENHCEFVYLRNFLLRTHLQDLIETTSQIHYETFRAKQLLALKESSAHGGGAASRPISPAADREMSRGSQRMGINGY, from the exons ATGGCGACTCCATCCACTATCACTCCTAGCAGCCATGTCGGTTTCGACAGCATCACGTCGCAGATTGAGCGCAAGCTGTTGAAGCGTGGATTCCAGTTCAACGTTATTTGCGTTG GCCAGACTGGCTTGGGCAAGTCGACGCTCATTAACACCATCTTCGCCTCGCACCTCATCGACTCCAAGGGTCGTCTGCAGCCTGACGAGCCCATTCGCCAAACCACCGAGATCCAGGGCGTCTCTCACCTCATTGAGGAGAATGGTGTCCGTCTGAGACTCAACATCGTCGACACCCCCGGCTACGGCGACCTTGTCAACAACGACCGCTGTTGGGACCCTATCGTCAAGTACATCAAGGACCAGCACTCCGCGTACCTGCGAAAGGAGCTTACCGCCCAGCGAGAGCGTTACATCCCCGACACCCGCATCCACGCCTGTCTGTTCTTCATTCAGCCTTCCGGCCACTCTCTCAAGCCCATTGATATTGTcgtcttgaagaagctgtccGATGTTGTCAACGTTGTGCCTGTCATTGCCAAGGCTGACACCTTGACTGTTGAGGAGCGATTGGAATTCAAGGAGCGTATCAAGGCCGAGTTTGCTTTCCACAACCTCAAGATGTTCCCGTACGATAACGAGGAGTTTGACGACGAGGAGCGAGCTTTGAACCAGCAGATCAAG AGCTTGGTTCCTTTTGCGGTTGTTGGCTCTGAGAAGAACATCATCGTCAATGGCAAGCAAGTCCGTGGGCGCCAGAACCGCTGGGGTGTCATCAACGTTGAGGACGAGAACCACTGCGAATTCGTCTACCTGCGAAACTTTTTGCTCCGAACCCACCTCCAGGACCTCATCGAGACCACTTCCCAGATCCACTACGAGACTTTCCGTgccaagcagctgcttgcACTGAAGGAGAGCAGCGCACacggtggtggtgccgcCAGCAGACCGATCAGCCCTGCTGCCGATCGCGAGATGAGCCGAGGCTCCCAGCGAATGGGCATCAACGGATACTAA
- a CDS encoding mitochondrial 54S ribosomal protein bL32m, whose amino-acid sequence MAATAFLPRLASPFSLAVSRWATFYTTPYTLKFLPSLSIAVPGVTINIPGLLGDIWESVLRAVPKNKVSHSKKRSRQMAGKALKDVNHLCKCPGCGEIKRTHRLCQHCLEEMKRIWRQDYPTSSPF is encoded by the exons ATGGCAGCGACCGCTTTCCTTCCTCGCCTCGCatcccccttctctctcgctgTCTCTCGCTGGGCGACATTTTACACCACGCCATATACCCTGAAATTCCTTCCCTCACTATCAATTGCTGTCCCTGGCGTCACCATCAACATTCCTGGACTGCTGGGCGATATCTGGGAATCGGTCCTGCGGGCAGTGCCCAAGAACAAGGTCTCTCACTCAAAAAAGAGATCGAGGCAGATGGCTGGAAAGGCCTTGAAAGATGTTAATCATCTGTGCAAGTGTCCCGGCTGCGGAGAAATCAAGAGGACACACAGATTATGCCAGCACTGTCTTGAAG AAATGAAGAGAATATGGCGTCAGGATTATCCTACGAGCAGTCCATTTTAA